Proteins encoded together in one Onychomys torridus chromosome 1, mOncTor1.1, whole genome shotgun sequence window:
- the LOC118587602 gene encoding serum amyloid A-3 protein isoform X3 translates to MRLATILVFCSLFMGVSGDGWYSFFKEAIQGTRDMWRAYSDMKEANWKHSDKYFHARGNYDAAQRGPGGAWAAKVISNAREDIQRFTGHGAENSRDDQFANEWGRSGRDPNYFRPAGLPSKY, encoded by the exons ATGAGGCTTGCCACAATCCTTGTCTTTTGCTCTTTATTCATGGGAGTCAGTGGTGATGGCTGGTATTCATTCTTCAAAGAAGCCATACAAG GGACTAGAGACATGTGGCGAGCTTACTCTGACATGAAGGAGGCCAACTGGAAACACTCAGACAAATACTTCCATGCTAGAGGGAACTATGATGCTGCCCAAAGGGGACCAGGAGGAGCCTGGGCTGCTAAAGTGATCAG TAATGCCAGAGAGGATATTCAGAGGTTCACAGGACATGGAGCAGAGAACTCAAGAGATGACCAGTTTGCCAATGAATGGGGTCGGAGTGGTAGAGACCCCAACTACTTCCGACCTGCTGGCCTGCCTAGTAAATACTGA
- the LOC118587602 gene encoding serum amyloid A-3 protein isoform X2: protein MKPSIAIIFCFLVLGVDSQRWLEFMKEAGQGTRDMWRAYSDMKEANWKHSDKYFHARGNYDAAQRGPGGAWAAKVISNAREDIQRFTGHGAENSRDDQFANEWGRSGRDPNYFRPAGLPSKY, encoded by the exons ATGAAGCCATCCATTGCCATCATTTTTTGCTTCTTGGTCCTGGGAGTTGACAGCCAAAGATGGTTAGAGTTCATGAAAGAGGCTGGTCAAG GGACTAGAGACATGTGGCGAGCTTACTCTGACATGAAGGAGGCCAACTGGAAACACTCAGACAAATACTTCCATGCTAGAGGGAACTATGATGCTGCCCAAAGGGGACCAGGAGGAGCCTGGGCTGCTAAAGTGATCAG TAATGCCAGAGAGGATATTCAGAGGTTCACAGGACATGGAGCAGAGAACTCAAGAGATGACCAGTTTGCCAATGAATGGGGTCGGAGTGGTAGAGACCCCAACTACTTCCGACCTGCTGGCCTGCCTAGTAAATACTGA
- the LOC118587602 gene encoding serum amyloid A-4 protein isoform X1, producing MRLATILVFCSLFMGVSGDGWYSFFKEAIQGTWDLWRAYRDNLEANYQNSDRYFSARGNFEAQQRGAGGVWAAKIISTSRKYFQGLLNRYYFGMKDHGLESLESTRKAEEWGRSGKNPNRFRPQGLPEKF from the exons ATGAGGCTTGCCACAATCCTTGTCTTTTGCTCTTTATTCATGGGAGTCAGTGGTGATGGCTGGTATTCATTCTTCAAAGAAGCCATACAAG GCACTTGGGACTTGTGGAGAGCCTATCGGGACAATCTAGAAGCCAATTACCAAAATTCAGACAGATACTTCTCTGCTCGGGGCAACTTTGAGGCCCAACAAAGAGGAGCTGGCGGCGTCTGGGCTGCTAAAATAATCAG CACCAGCAGGAAATACTTTCAGGGTCTCCTAAACCGGTATTATTTTGGAATGAAGGACCATGGATTGGAAAGCCTGGAATCTACCCGGAAAGCTGAGGAATGGGGTCGAAGTGGCAAAAACCCTAATCGCTTCAGACCCCAGGGCCTGCCTGAGAAGTTCTGA